The DNA window AATATTTTTCTCCTCCATGCACAACTCTGTGACCTACGGCTGTAATCTCATCCATGCTTTTAATCACTCCATGGTTTTTATCAACAAGAGCTTCAAGCACCAGCTTTACGGCTTCTTTATGGTCCTTCATATCCTTTTCTATTATTATTTTATCCATATCTTTAGGCCTGTGGGTTAAAACCGAACCTTCAAGACCTATCCGTTCCACCAAACCTTTGGCTAATACTTCTTCATCAGTCATTTCAATCAATTGATATTTTAATGATGAGCTTCCGCAGTTTATTACCAATACATTCATAGAAGTAACTCCTTTTATTTTTCCTATTGATTCTGAGCCTGAACAGCAGTTATGGCCGTAACATTGACGATATCGTCCGAACTGCATCCCCTTGATAAATCGTTTATAGGCTTTGCAAAACCCTGTGATATAGGTCCTATAGCTTCTGCTCCTGCCAGTCTTTGAACCAGCTTATAACCTATGTTTCCTGACTGTAAATCAGGGAAAATCAAAATATTGCACTTTCCTGCGACATCGCTGTCAGGAGCTTTAAGCCTTGCAACAGAAGGAACCAAAGCTGCATCTGCCTGCATCTCTCCATCTATTTCAATGTCGGGGTCCATCTCTTTTACTAAATTTGTAGCATCAACGATTTTTTCAACCATATCATGCTTTGCACTGCCCTTTGTGGAGAAGGAAAGCATTGCAATGCGAGGTTCAATCCCAATTAATGTTTTTGCCGTCATCGCCGTCGAAACTGCAATAGATGCAAGTTCCTCAGCATCCGGATCCGGGTTTACGGCGCAGTCAGCAAAAAGCAGCACTCCGCCTTCACCATATTGCTTATCTTTTAAGACCATGACAAAGGTACTTGATACAACTGAGATTCCCGGCATGGTTTTAATTATCTGCAATGCCGGCCTCAATAAATCACCTGTAGTATTAATAGAGCCTGCTACCATACCGTCTGCATGGCCTAATTTTACCATCATGGTACCGAAATAAAGGACGTTTTTCATAGTATCATAGGCTTTTTCCCGAGTCATGCCCTTATTTTTTCTCAGTTCATAAAAATATTGCACATAATTTTCAAAGTGATCGGATTTTACCGGATCAATAATCTCAGCACCTTCAATACTTACATTGTTTTCTGCTGCTGTTAGCTTTATCTTATTTTCATCTCCTAAAAGAACTATATCAGCAAGACCTTCTTTTAATATTTTGGAAGTAGCTACAATAACTCTGGGTTCTGTTCCCTCGGCCAATACTATCTTCTTTATATTAGTTTTTGCTTTTTCCCAAATATTTTTCATAACGTCCATATAATACTACCTCCATGTGCAAAATTTAACATCCAGTAGCAAATAAATAATTTCATAATTATATGATTTGCTTATAAATGAAATATATTTAACTCAATAAATAAAATTTAATTTCATGCTTTAAAATAATAATATATAATAATGTATGAGGTGATGATTTTGTCAGTACTTGGTTTAATTGTCGAATATAATCCATTACATAATGGCCATATATATCATTTTAATACCTCTTTGAATATAACACAAGCAAAAAATTCAGTTTGTGTTATAAGCGGTAATTTTGTCCAGCGCGGTGAACCAAGCGTTGTGGACAAATGGGCACGAACTCGCATGGCTCTTGAGTCCGGAATAGACCTGGTTATTGAAATACCTGTAATTTATTGCGTACAAAGTGCCGAATTTTTTGCTTATGGCTCCATTTCATTGCTACAGAGTTTAGGGATAATTGATACAGTTTGCTTCGGCAGTGAAATCGGTGATGTAAAACTGCTTAATAAAATTGCAAATATTATAAGTACCGAGCCTTATGAATATAAAAAATATTTAAAGCAGGAATTAACTTCTGGAAAATCCTTTGCTCAATCAAGGGCCAATGCACTGCTTAAATATTTATCAAAGAATGATACTGACCACTTGGATTATAATATGCTTAATTCTATGCTTCAATCCTCCAATAATATATTGGGACTGGAATATATAAAATGGCTCATAAGGCTTAACAGTTCCATACGGCCTGTTACAATAAAAAGATTGTCTTCTAATTATAATGATACTATTCTTATTGACAATTTATCAAGTGCTACAGCTATAAGAAAATCGTTAAAATTAGGACAATTTGACCTTTTATCAAGCCAGTTGCCTGACTCTTCATATGAAATACTTAAAAGGCAGTTTGAAACAGATAAAGGCCCTGTATTCTTTGAAGATTTTTGTCAGTCCATTTTATATATTTTACGCAGAATGAGCCTAAGAGAAATATCCGAAATAATGGATGTAAACGAAGGCTTAGAGCACAAAATAAAAAAGGCCGCTATTAGCAGCTGCACATTAGAAGAGCTTATTTCAGATATCAAATCCAAAAGGTATACCGAAACCAGAATCGGACGCATTCTTATTCATTCCCTATTAGGCTTAACAAGAGATCAATTATTACGCCTTAAGGAGGCAGGTGGCCCTCAGTATATAAGAGTCCTTGGCTTTTCCGAAAAAGGAAAAGAGCTTCTCCACCGAATGAAGAAGACTTGTACCTTGCCTATAATAACTAATACAGCTGATTACAAAAGATATGACAATAAATATCTCCATGAAATGATTGAGCTTGATATCAGGGCTACGGATATCTATAACACAGTACATAAAAATCCCCATTTAAGAAAAGGCGGAATGGATTTTTACAAGAAGCCTGAGATGCTATAATTTATCTCAGGCTTTTTATATATTTTTATTTTCATCTATTTTTTTAATAATATCACGTGCAGCTTCTGCTACAACACTGGTCAAAATAGCAATAGCGCATAATATAACCTTGGTGTTTTCATCTCCACCCGGAATTATCGTTGAAAATATAATTGAAAATAAAATTGTGGCTAAAAATACTCCTATAAACCGAATTTCTCTCAAAAATATCACCTCCAAAAAATGTATTATTTCCATAAGCTTCCATGCCTATAAGTATACTATATCTTTACTAAATGACTAAGTACAGATTTTATACATGATTAACGATTTCTTTTACTTCTGCAACCGGCGTTTACTGTTATTCCTTGAAAGCGTTATAGTATACCAACGAAGCTATAACAAAGATGATAGTGCTTGTGATAGTATATATATCTAAAGAATAAACATGTATTTGATTTACCGCATTTAATATAATTCCTGTCAGATTACCCAAGGGAATAGAGAGTATCAAGCATATTATAGTGATTATTCCTGCCTTTCTCTTATTCATAATCAAATACCTCCTAAATTTTACTGTACTATATATAAGAGTGTAAAACGTAAAAAAAGTTTATAAAAGAATTATTTTTTTAAAATTAGTTATTACTTACTTACCGCACTCCAACACGCAGGTGCCCATCAATACATTGGAACCAATATAAACTTGAGTAAATACGTCGGGTATAGATATGATTTAGATCCTTTGTCAAACAGCTTCTATCCATTTGTCAAATTTGCGGTAACAGTTCTGAAGTGCTACGATGTAATTTATCTAAAGATTTAATAAATTTTTTACATGCACTTTACTAACTGTTTTACTCAAAATATATGTTAAAATAAGGTAAGGCTATTAATTTTCACAATAAACTAAGGGGTTGGTATAATGTTTAAAAGTGGATTAAAATTGCTGTTTGGTGCTTTAACTAAAATGACCTTTGTAATTATTGCATATGAGTTTTATTTTCGCTATGCTATGATTAATGGCGGCATAGGTAAAGCCTCGGTATTTGATGCTATACATCCAATTATCAAATTTATTATTGTTACTGAAATATTGATTTCAGTATTACTGATCATCATTGGAGCAAAAAGAATTCAATAAATCCTTGATATGCTAAGTTTTTTATTGTAAACTAATCTTTTATTCTTACAGCGCTATTAAAAATATATAACATATAAAGCCTCCAAAATCAACCTGATCCGGAGGCTTTAAAAATACTTCATGCAGTTTTACAAATTTTACTTTCTATAATATCCTTAATAACAGGTATGGCTTCCTTTGTGACTTCGTATGCCTCATTGGAGCATTCGTCAACCTGGTCAAATCTTGTGGGGTCGATATCTTTCAAGTATGGTTTAATTAAAAAGTCTGCATCTATTATTTGAGTTTTCAATAGCTCTTTTTGCATTAAATCAATGGATTTGAAAATCACATCAAAGATGCTGCTGGTCTTTCCTTTCAGAGAAGAAAAACCCACATCCACACCAATTACTATATCTGCACCCATGTCCCTTGCCGTGCTTACCGGCACTCGCTCCAGTATGCATCCGTCCACCAAAACATTATCATCCATGTAAATTGGAGTAAATACGCCGGGTATGGATATACTAGCTCTTACTGCTTTATAAATCAATCCTTTATCAAAAACCAGCTTCTCGCCGCTGGTAAGGTTTGTGGCAACAGCTCTGAAGGGTATTTTAAGGTCTTCAATCCGCATATTTTTAGTGAGCAGCTTTATGAGTGACTCTATTTTACCGCCCTTTACAAAACCTATTTTGGGGACAGATAAATCAAGGAGATTTTTCATAGGGATGCCGCGGGCGATTTGCTCCATCACCTTAATATCCACACCGCAGCAATATAGGGCACCTACAAGAGCTCCGGCGCTCGTACCTGCCACCATGTCTATTGGTATATTATTTTCAATCAAGCCCTTTATAACGCCTATATGGGCGAGTCCTCTTGATGCGCCGGCACCTAAGGCTAGAGCAACTTTAGGTCTTTTCATTGAACCACTCCTAGTAAAATGTTTATGGGCACCTCCTTCTCTTTTCGAGAAGTTAACCTGCGGAAGGTCGAAGGAATGCCCCCAACTTATATCATAATAATGAATTATTTAAATATAATGTAGTGTTAATATATTTTGGGATTGGAGAATCATGTTTTATTTACTTTTAGGCATAATAATTCTTATACTTTTATTGATATATGCATATGTGAAGGAATTTGCCATACAATATTCGCTGCTTAATAAAATTTTATTGTGCTTTGGCATTATCATATTTACTCTGGCAATTATAATGTATCCCGGGGAATCCTTTAAGGCGGCATTGGATGGGCTGAATCTATGGTTCAACATTGTATTTCCTTCTCTCCTGCCTTTCTTTATTGGCTCGGAATTACTCATCAATTTAGGTGTGGTTGGATTTATAGGTACGCTATTAGAGCCCGTCATGAGGCCAATTTTTAATGTTCCCGGCAGCGGCTCTTTTGCATTTATAATGAGTGTTACCTCGGGTTATCCAGTGGGCTCTAAAATAGTAGCTCAGCTTTATAACAACAAAATGTGCAATAAAAGCGAGGCTCAAAGACTGCTATCTTTTTGCAGCACATCAGGGCCATTGTATGTAATAGGTGCGGTTGCCATAGGAATGCTAAACATGAAAGAATACGGGTCATTGATTATATCCGCCCATTATCTTGGAGCTTTAAGCGTAGGATTGCTTTTCAGGTTTTACAAAAAAAATGACAGGACAAAAGTCCCGCCTCAATCAGGTTACATAAAACGCGCATTTTTAAATTTAAAACATACACTTTCAAATGAAAAACGCCCTTTTGGCCAACTCTTAAGCGAGTCGGTCAGAAATTCCGTAAATTCCATGCTGTTAATTGGCGGCTTTATTGTATTATTTTCAGTGATAATACGCCTTTTGACAAGCTCAGGCATAATATCTATAATTTCAGATTTAATGCATATGCTGCTTGGCTTTACGGGAACTTCAAAATCTTTTCTGCAGTCTGCAGCCTCCGGATTTTTTGAAATAACCGTTGGCTGTAAATTAATTGCTTCAGCAAATGCCATGGTTAATTTAAAAATATTGGCCATCTGCACCGTAATATCCTGGAGCGGATTATCTGTCCATGCGCAGGTTGCAGGTATGATAAGCAGCACAGATCTTGATATGAAAATATATGTACTATGCAAAATGCTTCACGGGCTGTTTTCCGGACTTTATGCTTATATATTGCTGGGAATATGGGATAAAAACAATGTATCTCAAGTGTTATCAGTGTTTTCCGATAGACTTAACACATTCGAAAATATTAGCTTTTTATCCAGACTGTTTGTTTCATCAGGTCAATTTGCCCTTATCCTTCTCTTTGTAATAAGTGTATCACTTGTATACGCAATAGTCAGGAAAATATATTCGGCTGTTAACCGCTGATTTTCTTTAGTTCTTTTATGTTTTCACGTACTTCATCCAATTTATTGTTTATTTCATTTTCTACCATTTGAATGAGATTAATTACATCTTTATCTATAATGGACAGCATTTGCCTTGTTTCTGTCTGGAGTTTCTGAGATAGCTCCCTCCCATTGTTGTCCAGCTTCTTTTCAAGGTTGGCCAAAAGCTGGTCGGCATATTCCTTGGCTCCCAATCTTATTTCTTTTGCATTTTTTTGAGCGCTATTAATAATCTCAGCCGCCCTT is part of the Oxobacter pfennigii genome and encodes:
- the pta gene encoding phosphate acetyltransferase, whose protein sequence is MDVMKNIWEKAKTNIKKIVLAEGTEPRVIVATSKILKEGLADIVLLGDENKIKLTAAENNVSIEGAEIIDPVKSDHFENYVQYFYELRKNKGMTREKAYDTMKNVLYFGTMMVKLGHADGMVAGSINTTGDLLRPALQIIKTMPGISVVSSTFVMVLKDKQYGEGGVLLFADCAVNPDPDAEELASIAVSTAMTAKTLIGIEPRIAMLSFSTKGSAKHDMVEKIVDATNLVKEMDPDIEIDGEMQADAALVPSVARLKAPDSDVAGKCNILIFPDLQSGNIGYKLVQRLAGAEAIGPISQGFAKPINDLSRGCSSDDIVNVTAITAVQAQNQ
- a CDS encoding nucleotidyltransferase produces the protein MSVLGLIVEYNPLHNGHIYHFNTSLNITQAKNSVCVISGNFVQRGEPSVVDKWARTRMALESGIDLVIEIPVIYCVQSAEFFAYGSISLLQSLGIIDTVCFGSEIGDVKLLNKIANIISTEPYEYKKYLKQELTSGKSFAQSRANALLKYLSKNDTDHLDYNMLNSMLQSSNNILGLEYIKWLIRLNSSIRPVTIKRLSSNYNDTILIDNLSSATAIRKSLKLGQFDLLSSQLPDSSYEILKRQFETDKGPVFFEDFCQSILYILRRMSLREISEIMDVNEGLEHKIKKAAISSCTLEELISDIKSKRYTETRIGRILIHSLLGLTRDQLLRLKEAGGPQYIRVLGFSEKGKELLHRMKKTCTLPIITNTADYKRYDNKYLHEMIELDIRATDIYNTVHKNPHLRKGGMDFYKKPEML
- a CDS encoding patatin-like phospholipase family protein, which encodes MKRPKVALALGAGASRGLAHIGVIKGLIENNIPIDMVAGTSAGALVGALYCCGVDIKVMEQIARGIPMKNLLDLSVPKIGFVKGGKIESLIKLLTKNMRIEDLKIPFRAVATNLTSGEKLVFDKGLIYKAVRASISIPGVFTPIYMDDNVLVDGCILERVPVSTARDMGADIVIGVDVGFSSLKGKTSSIFDVIFKSIDLMQKELLKTQIIDADFLIKPYLKDIDPTRFDQVDECSNEAYEVTKEAIPVIKDIIESKICKTA
- the ylbJ gene encoding sporulation integral membrane protein YlbJ, whose amino-acid sequence is MFYLLLGIIILILLLIYAYVKEFAIQYSLLNKILLCFGIIIFTLAIIMYPGESFKAALDGLNLWFNIVFPSLLPFFIGSELLINLGVVGFIGTLLEPVMRPIFNVPGSGSFAFIMSVTSGYPVGSKIVAQLYNNKMCNKSEAQRLLSFCSTSGPLYVIGAVAIGMLNMKEYGSLIISAHYLGALSVGLLFRFYKKNDRTKVPPQSGYIKRAFLNLKHTLSNEKRPFGQLLSESVRNSVNSMLLIGGFIVLFSVIIRLLTSSGIISIISDLMHMLLGFTGTSKSFLQSAASGFFEITVGCKLIASANAMVNLKILAICTVISWSGLSVHAQVAGMISSTDLDMKIYVLCKMLHGLFSGLYAYILLGIWDKNNVSQVLSVFSDRLNTFENISFLSRLFVSSGQFALILLFVISVSLVYAIVRKIYSAVNR